One genomic segment of Gemmatimonadota bacterium includes these proteins:
- a CDS encoding transglycosylase SLT domain-containing protein, producing MHRFLLTFLLATSASAQSPLTEAEAALRAGRPWRTTQLLGPVLANPSTRTPDAVILAAQAAAAWQGWGTVTKLLAREPWLDARYDRLGRRLLAEAAVGEGRARDAVNHATVAAAGNSNDRTADEQGRRLLLLARGYDRLDVLDSAAARYLDAAQRFPALRDWLALRAAAVSTDSTDRMRLYASLTLPGATGRVPRIEATARERSGDTAAAITAYTRLGARGTALRLRWQSARDMSAKLAVRDELLAMLAGDATTATSREALDLLDLLKPPLDRGQRLLAARRAASLGRAAQAVTHYSAAAKTGRLTSSDRLRFGTALGDIGRWPDAAAQFRGVTDPALAGHAAYYGARALLRSNDRNATPALERTIRSFPRDTLAASNALYLLGDLALDRGAIDSARTLFRRLVTRYPSSAQYTRSLILSSLMAIEAGDPATAVHDLELGLAERNPSGVNGDALRYWRGRALLLTGDASGGKAALRELLDRGPESYYAVRAAARLDTLPWEAPTHDPAPVDSAMRAAFERAALLDTLAMGAEAGYELDRLAANASGADGLLRAAEAFAEYGYAQRAAQLASRALAAGAPRDGTLWQLIYPLPYETRLRETAMSERVDPLLAASVIRQESGFEPRATSGAGARGLMQMMPANGPSLGRALGFPEFEAALLWVPDVNLAFGMRHFATALGRYPEPERALAAYNAGGTRVDRWSQATLRGIIAKDQLRAPIADAEIFVERIPYDETRGYVRAVIRNLAMYRMIYGR from the coding sequence ATGCATCGCTTCCTGCTGACGTTTCTGCTCGCAACCTCCGCCTCCGCGCAGTCGCCACTGACTGAGGCGGAGGCGGCGTTGCGCGCGGGGCGACCATGGCGGACGACGCAGCTGCTTGGGCCAGTCCTCGCCAACCCGTCGACGCGCACGCCAGATGCAGTGATCCTCGCCGCGCAGGCGGCGGCGGCGTGGCAGGGGTGGGGGACGGTGACGAAGCTGCTGGCACGCGAGCCGTGGCTCGACGCCCGGTATGATCGACTCGGCCGACGATTGCTGGCCGAGGCCGCAGTCGGCGAGGGGCGGGCGCGCGATGCCGTGAACCATGCCACCGTCGCGGCTGCTGGGAATTCCAACGATCGGACCGCCGACGAGCAGGGGCGGCGACTCCTGCTGCTCGCGCGCGGCTACGACCGCCTCGACGTGCTCGACTCGGCGGCGGCGCGTTATCTCGATGCCGCGCAGCGCTTCCCTGCCCTCCGCGACTGGCTGGCGCTCCGCGCGGCGGCGGTTTCGACGGACTCGACCGACCGCATGCGGCTGTATGCTTCGCTCACGCTGCCGGGGGCCACCGGGCGGGTGCCGCGGATTGAGGCGACAGCGCGGGAACGCAGCGGCGACACCGCGGCGGCGATCACCGCCTACACCAGGCTCGGTGCGCGCGGTACCGCGCTCCGACTCCGCTGGCAGAGCGCCCGCGATATGTCCGCGAAGCTCGCCGTGCGCGACGAACTGCTCGCGATGTTGGCCGGCGATGCCACCACGGCGACCAGCCGAGAGGCGCTCGATCTCCTCGATCTCCTGAAGCCACCGCTCGATCGCGGTCAGCGACTGCTTGCCGCCCGGCGCGCGGCGTCGCTCGGCCGCGCGGCGCAAGCAGTCACTCACTATTCGGCGGCGGCCAAGACTGGGAGGCTCACCTCGTCCGACCGACTGCGCTTCGGCACGGCGCTGGGTGATATCGGCCGCTGGCCCGATGCCGCGGCGCAGTTTCGAGGCGTCACCGATCCGGCGCTGGCGGGCCACGCCGCCTACTACGGCGCCCGTGCGTTGCTTCGCAGCAACGACCGCAATGCCACACCGGCGCTCGAGCGTACCATTCGCAGCTTTCCGCGCGACACCCTTGCGGCAAGCAACGCCCTCTACCTGCTCGGCGATCTCGCACTCGATCGCGGTGCGATCGACTCGGCTCGGACCCTGTTCCGGCGGTTGGTCACGCGCTACCCGTCGAGTGCACAGTACACTCGGTCGCTGATTCTCTCGTCGCTGATGGCGATCGAGGCGGGAGACCCGGCGACGGCGGTCCACGACCTCGAGCTCGGCCTCGCCGAGCGGAACCCGAGCGGCGTCAACGGCGACGCGTTGCGCTACTGGCGCGGCCGCGCGCTGCTGCTCACGGGTGATGCGAGTGGCGGCAAGGCGGCGCTGCGCGAGCTGCTCGATCGCGGCCCCGAGAGCTATTACGCGGTCCGTGCGGCGGCCCGGCTCGACACGCTCCCATGGGAGGCGCCGACGCACGACCCGGCACCCGTGGACTCGGCGATGCGCGCTGCCTTCGAACGCGCAGCGCTGCTGGACACGCTCGCCATGGGCGCCGAGGCGGGCTACGAGCTCGATCGGCTCGCCGCGAACGCGAGCGGCGCCGACGGGCTGCTGCGCGCGGCCGAGGCCTTTGCCGAGTATGGCTATGCGCAGCGGGCCGCGCAGTTGGCCTCGCGTGCACTCGCCGCCGGTGCCCCGCGCGATGGCACGCTCTGGCAACTCATCTACCCGCTCCCCTACGAGACGCGACTCCGCGAAACGGCAATGAGCGAACGCGTCGATCCGCTCCTCGCGGCGTCAGTGATCAGGCAGGAGAGCGGATTCGAGCCCCGCGCCACCTCCGGCGCCGGCGCCCGCGGCCTGATGCAGATGATGCCCGCGAATGGGCCGTCGCTCGGGCGGGCACTCGGCTTTCCCGAATTCGAGGCCGCATTGCTCTGGGTCCCCGACGTGAACCTCGCCTTCGGGATGCGCCATTTCGCGACCGCACTCGGTCGCTATCCCGAACCGGAGCGCGCCCTCGCCGCCTACAACGCCGGCGGCACCCGCGTCGATCGCTGGAGCCAGGCAACGCTCCGCGGCATCATCGCCAAAGATCAGCTCCGCGCACCGATTGCAGACGCCGAGATCTTCGTGGAGCGCATTCCGTATGACGAGACGCGCGGGTATGTGCGAGCGGTGATCAGGAATCTGGCGATGTATCGGATGATCTATGGGAGGTGA